One window of the Equus asinus isolate D_3611 breed Donkey chromosome 28, EquAss-T2T_v2, whole genome shotgun sequence genome contains the following:
- the WDR59 gene encoding GATOR2 complex protein WDR59 isoform X5, with amino-acid sequence MASRWSSENVVVEFRDSQATAMSVDCLGQHAVLSGRRFLYIVNLDAPFEGHRKISRQSKWDIGAVQWNPHDSFAHYFAASSNQRIDLYKWKDGSGEVGTTLQGHTRVISDLDWAVFEPDLLVTSSVDTYIYIWDIKDTRKPTVALSAVAGASQVKWNKKNANCLATSHDGDVRIWDKRKPSTAVEYLAAHLSKIHGLDWHPDSEHILATSSQDNSVKFWDYRQPRKYLNILPCQVPVWKARYTPFSNGLVTVMVPQLRRENSLLLWNVFDLNTPVHTFVGHDDVVLEFQWRKQKEGSKDYQLVTWSRDQTLRMWRVDSQMQRLCANDILDGVDEFIESISLLPEPEKTFHTPDTDHQHNSSHGEEEVLKEDPLSNVLEEKKSDQLGLPQTLQQEFSLINVQIRNVNVEMDAADRSCTVSVHCSNHRVKMLVKFPAQYPNNAAPSFQFINPTTITSTMKAKLLKILKDTSLQKVKRNQSCLEPCLRQLVSCLESFVNQEDSASSNPFALPNSVTPPLPTFARVTTAYGSYQDANIPFPRTSGARFCGAGYLVYFTRPMTMHRAVSPTEPTPRSLSALSAYHTGLIAPMKIRTEAPGNLRLYSGSPTRSEKEQVSISSFYYKERMSPRSARRRWSIQAINDFPSLLMKSVGKGHFLLMGH; translated from the exons GCAACTGCAATGTCTGTGGACTGTCTGGGGCAGCATGCAGTGCTTTCCGG CCGTCGATTCCTGTACATCGTTAATCTAGATGCCCCTTTTGAAGGTCACCGAAAGATCTCTCGCCAGAGCAAATGGGACATTGGAGCTGTACAGTGGAATCCTCATGACAGCTTCGCGCACTATTTTGCAGCTTCG AGTAACCAACGGATCGACCTTTACAAGTGGAAAGATGGCAGTGGAGAAGTTGGCACAACCTTACAAGGCCATACTCGCGTAATCAG CGACTTGGACTGGGCAGTGTTTGAGCCAGATCTCCTGGTTACCAGCTCTGTGGACACCTACATCTACATTTGGGATATCAA AGACACAAGGAAACCTACCGTTGCACTGTCTGCTGTAG CGGGTGCCTCACAGgtcaaatggaataaaaaaaatgCTAATTGCCTTGCCACCAGTCATGACGGCGACGTACGGATATGGGACAAGCGG AAACCCAGTACAGCAGTGGAATATCTAGCAGCCCACCTCTCCAAAATCCATGGCCTGGACTGGCACCCAGACAGTGAGCACATTCTTGCTACCTCCAGTCAAGACAACTCTGTCAAG ttCTGGGATTACCGCCAGCCTCGGAAATACCTCAATATTCTCCCTTGCCAGGTGCCTGTCTGGAAGGCCAGATACACT CCCTTCAGCAATGGATTAGTGACTGTGATGGTTCCCCAGCTGCGAAGGGAAAATAGTCTTCTCTTGTGGAATGTCTTTGACTTGAACACCCCAGTCCATACTTTTGTGGGGCACGATGATGTGGTGCTGGAGTTCCAGTGGAGGAAACAGAAGGAAG GTTCCAAGGACTACCAGCTGGTTACGTGGTCACGGGATCAGACCTTGAGAATGTGGCGGGTGGATTCCCAGATGCAGAGG CTTTGTGCAAATGACATATTAGATGGTGTTGATGAGTTCATTGAGAGCATTTCTCTTCTACCGGAACCAGAGAAGACCTTTCACACTCCAGATACAGATCACCAGCACAACTCAAGCCATGGGGAGGAAGAAG TCTTAAAGGAAGACCCCCTGAGCAATGTCCTGGAAGAGAAGAAATCAGATCAACTGGGACTGCCCCAGACTCTGCAGCAGGAGTTCTCCCTGATCAATGTACAGATCAGGAATGTCAATGTGGAG ATGGACGCAGCGGATAGGAGCTGCACAGTGTCTGTGCACTGCAGCAACCATCGTGTCAAGATGCTGGTGAAGTTCCCCGCGCAGTACCCAAACAACGCTGCCCCTTCCTTCCAGTTTATTAACCCCACAACCATCACGTCCACAATGAAAGCGAAGCTGCTGAAG ATCCTGAAAGACACTTCGCTGCAAAAAGTGAAACGCAACCAGAGTTGTTTGGAGCCCTGCCTGCGCCAGCTTGTCTCCTGCCTTGAGTCTTTTGTG aaccAAGAAGACAGCGCTTCCAGCAACCCCTTTGCACTCCCAAACTCCGTCACACCGCCCTTACCAACGTTTGCCCGGGTGACCACTGCCTATGGGTCATACCAGGATGCCAACATTCCCTTCCCTAGGACCTCGGGGGCCAGGTTCTGTGGAGCAG GGTATTTGGTGTATTTCACAAGGCCTATGACGATGCATCGAGCAGTGTCTCCGACAGAACCTACTCCACG ATCTCTCTCGGCCTTGTCTGCTTATCATACTGGCTTGATTGCGCCAATGAAGATCCGCACAGAGGCCCCTGGAAACCTTCGTTTATACAGTGGGAGCCCCACCCGCAGCGAGAAAGAGCAGGTCTCCATCAGCTCCTTCTACTACAAGGAGCGG ATGTCTCCTCGCTCTGCCCGGCGACGTTGGTCCATACAAGCAATTAACGACTTCCCG TCTCTGCTCATGAAATCTGTGGGGAAGGGGCATTTTCTGTTGATGGGGCATTGA